GGCCTGTGACAAGGGCTCTGTCACTGTCCCTGTCTTCCAGAAGAGGTCACGGGTGGAGGGGCTGCCCCAGCCACAGATGGTGGAGTTAGCCTTTGAACTCCAGCGTCTGAGACAAGAGGCATGCGCCCGGCTGCCCCGGCTTAGGGCCTGGAGATGGGCGGGTCTCTGGGCCTTCAGTGTAGCCCATTTGCTTTTCTTGTGCCTGTGTCTGCCTTGTGCCAACCACTGGCGTGGTGGCGTGGGCAGCGGACGGCTCCCTGCATCGGGAGTGACCAGGAGTGCTGTCCTGACTCTGCCTCCCTCTGACTCAGAACCACCAGGAAGGTGGTGCAGGGGGCTCCCTGGGAACCCCCGCTGCTCAGAGCCTGGGCCACAGCCCCAGGCGGTGACACCTGTGCTCACGAAGGCCTCCCACCAGATCCTCCATTTTCAGAAACGCTTGACCACCGTCGGGGACAGCCATGCCTGTACAGAAAGGGGATCCTGCCTCTGAGGGCCCTGACCGCAGCCAGCCTTGATCTGCCTAACGGGCGCCTGTTCTTCCCCTCCAGGACCCGTACTTCATGAAGAACCACCTGGGCTCTTATGAATGCAAGCTCTGCCTGACGCTTCACAACAATGAGGTGCGGCCTCTGCCCGGCTGCGGGCAGCTCGCGGCGGGCTGAGTGGCTGACGTCAGGGGGACCTGCCTGTGTCTGTCTGCCCGGCCCCGAGTCATGTGTGTTTCCTTTCCACTCCAGGGGAGCTACTTGGCACATACCCAGGGGAAGAAGCACCAGACCAACCTGTGAGTACCCCGTGCCCCTCTGATGCCTGGTGCTCCAGCAGCTGTCGGCTCAAGTCTCTGAGCCTCACGGGCCACTGCTCCACGGCTGGGAAGCCAGCCTGGCCTGGGCCTCCCTGGGCGCTGGAGTACGGTTTCTGGGGAGCATTAGAGAACAGAGGTGtggatggctgaggcaggcagatcacttgaggtcaggagttcgagaccagcctgaccaacattgtgaaactccatctttactaaaaatacaaaaattaggctgggcatggtgacgcacacctgtaatcacagctactgtggaggctgaggcaggagaatcttgagtctgggaggcagaggttacagtgaaccgagatggtgccactgcactccagcctgggcgacagagcgagactcagtcttattaaaaaaaaaaaaaaagaaagaaaaaaaggccgggcgcagtggcttacgcctgtaatcctagcactttgggagaccaaagcgggcagatcacctgaggtcaggagggcaagactagcctgaccaacatggagaaaccccatctctactaaaaatagaaaaaaaattagctgggcgtggtggtgcacgcctgtaatctcagctactggggaggctaaggcaggagaatcacttgaacccaggaggcggaggttgcggtgagctgagatcgcgccactgcgctccagcctgggcaacaagagcaaaactcggtctcaaaaaaaaaaaaaaaaaaagcagaggcatGGAGTTGCTGGAAGGACCCCAGCCAGGGACAGTGAGCATGACAGGAAGAGAACGTGCCTGTCCTATTCCTGTTCTCAGCCAAACCCCAGGGCCCCTCCCAGGCCCCTGGCCCTCCTCATCCCTCAGCTTGTAGTGAGCTCCAAGGTCAGGGGGCTTCTGGCACCTGGGCCCGTGGCCTTGGTGCCTGTGTGTGGAGGGGCCCCAGCACCACGTCCATCCTGCCTGCAGGGCCCGGCGAGCCGccaaggaggccaaggaggcccCTGCCCAGCCCGCACCTGAGAAGGTCAAGGTGGAGGTGAAGAAGTTTGTGAAGATCGGCCGCCCAGGCTACAAAGGTGAGTGCCCGGAGCGGCGCTGGCCACAGCCGCTGCTGCTGCATGAATAGGTTCTTCGGGCTCCCGTGCAGGAGGCGCAGCCCTGAGACCCTCGTTCCTGAGCCGCTGCTTTCTGGCCTTGGTGGCCATCCCTCACCCACCTGCAGCCCCTGGCGTTGTGTCTGGGAGCTGTCAGGCTGAGCCTGGTAAGCACCCGTCTCACCCAGCGGCCCCCTTTCCCAGCTGAGCCACAGTCTGTCCCCTCCTGTCCGAGTGTTGTGGAAGCTTCTGGGGATTCTTGCCAAGCACAAGAGTGGAAGTGGAGGTGTGGTGAGCCCTGGCACCTTCCCCGGTTAACCTTGAAGCCTCTGAAGGAGGACAGGAAGAAGCGGCTGTTAGAGGCGGCTCCTCCGGGACCCTCAGCAGTGGGAATGGCAGGAGGTGACCTGGTTCAGAAAGCCAGGGAAGCGGCCAGGGTAGGAGAGACAGACTTGTGTCTGTAGGGTCAGGAAGGTGGGCACGCTACCTAGCAAGTGTTCTTTACGGAAGGTGGGGACAGCCTGTATGCCTGGCCTCCAGACAGGAGCCTGCAGGGCACAGGCCCTGGGGCAGGTGCACTGGGTGGACAAGGGAGGCTAGAGCGGCAGACTCCTGGTGGGGATGCCCTGACAGGTCCTGAGCTTGGGCTCTGGGCAGTGAGGAGGCGGAGGGCTTGTGAGTGTGCGTGCCTGAGGCTGTTTGGAGAGTGGCCAGGCCGTAGGTGGCCCAGCAGCCATTCTCGGGGTCCAGGCTGCTGAGCTCTGGTGGGAAAGGCATCGTCTCCCGCTCACCCATGGTGTTGGCCATGGTGTCGACCCTGTTCAGGTGGCCCCACTCTAATCCTAGAGCCCGGATGCCAAGGGCCCCTCCCTACCCAGCGGCCCCGACTCCTGCTGGGTAGTGTCCCAGCACCCTGGATGAAGGGCTCTGGGGATTGGGACAAAGGAGCACCACCCTCGGTCCCTGCCCGAGTGACTCCGCAGGTAGCTCAGCCCTGGCGCACCTGTGCCTTCACCTATACCAGAGTCCCAGAGCCTGGGCAGAGATTGATGGTTGCCCGGAGCCACAGGGCCTCCCCTGGGGTCTCGCCCTCGTTCAGTGGGTGGCATTAGCCCGCCCTGGTCCCTCAGCTTTGGGGAGGACAAATAGCCAGGGACCTGAGAGCTTTCTGTGTTGCAGTGACCAAGCAGAGGGACTCGGAGATGGGCCAGCAGAGCCTCCTCTTCCAGGTGAGATCAGGGGCTTGGGTGTGGGGGGTGGCCAAAGGCACCTGAAAGGCGGCACTGCCacctggctgtgtccccacagaTCGACTACCCTGAGATCGCCGAGGGCATCATGCCACGCCACCGCTTCATGTCTGCGTACGAGCAGAGGATCGAGCCTCCGGACCGGCGCTGGCAGTACCTGCTTATGGCCGCTGAGCCCTATGAGACCATCGCCTTCAAGGTAGCATGGCTGCGGGGTCCCCTGGGCCCCCTGAGATGTGCAAGCCAGAAGGATCTGCACAGGCTGGGCAGGGCGCCCCTCCTGTCAGGCTGTGGGGTCCCCTGGGATCCCCGAGACGGAGCCAGAAGGGTCTGTGCAGGCCGGACAGGGCACCCCTCCCATTGGGCTTTGCGGGAGGGGGCCTGCTTGGGCTCCACTGTGCCCATGGAGAAGGGAGGCCGGCAGGGCTGAGCGCTGGGCCTGTGAGGCCTTCACCAAGTGACCTCACTTCTTGGTCCAGGCTGCTGGAGGGCTTCCCACAGCCTGTGCCCACGCCTGTACAAGGCAGCCATCAGGAAACAGTACAAACGGCGCCTGTCCAGGGCGGGGGCCAGCCGTGTGCTAGCATTGAGGCCAGGTCTGTGTCACTCCAGAACTGAACCCTGTGCCCATCGAAAGTCTTACCAGGCCGGGGCCTTCTCTTGGACTCCCAGGGTGGAGTCCGGGCCAGGGAGGCTAATGCCTCAGGGTCCCTGTCTGATGGCTGCCCTGAGGTCACAGGGACCAGGAGCCCTCTCTGTCTCCCGCCCTCCCAGGTGCCGAGCAGAGAGATCGACAAGGCGGAGGGCAAGTTCTGGACACACTGGAACCGGGAGACCAAGCAGGTGAGTGGCTAGCCCTGAGCTTGGCTCTTCCTGCCCAGCGCTGGTGGCCCTAGCCCCGCCCTAGCCCCGCCCTGCCTGCTGaacctttctctgtctctctagtTCTTCCTCCAGTTCCACTTTAAGATGGAGAAGCCCCCGGCTCCGCCCAGCCTCCCTGCCGGCCCCCCTGGGGTGAAGCGGCCTCCACCCCCGCTGATGAACGGTCTGCCCCCTCGGCCACCGCTGCCCGAGTCTTTGCCACCGCCACCGCCAGGAGGCCTACCTCTGCCACCCATGCCCCCCACGGGGCCTGCACCCTCAGGGCCCCCGGGACCACCCCAGCTACCCCCGCCAGCTCCAGGGGTCCACCCCCCGGCCCCAGTGGTGCATCCCCCCGCATCTGGCGTCCATCCCCCAGCTCCTGGGGTCCATCCCCCAGCTCCTGGCGTccatcccccagcccctggaGTCCACCCACCAGCCTCTGGGGTCCACCCCCCAGCTCCCGGAGTCCACCCTCCAGCCCCCGGGGTTCACCCTCCAGCTCCCGGGGTCCACCCACCAGCCCCCGGAGTCCACCCACCAGCCCCTGGGGTTCACCCACCAGCCCCGGGGGTCCATCCTCCCCCATCAGCAGGGGTTCACCACCAGGCCCCAGGGGTACACCCAGCAGCCCCTGCCGTTCACCCTCAGGCCCCAGGGGTGCACCCTCCAGCCCCAGGGATGCACCCTCAGGCCCCGGGAGTCCACCCCCAACCTCCTGGGGTCCATCCAGCTCCTGGggtccaccctcagcctcctggagttcACCCCTCAAATCCTGGGGTACACCCTCCAACTCCCATGCCCCCAATGCTGAGGCCCCCACTCCCCTCCGAAGGCCCAGGAAACatacctccccctcccccaaccaactGAGCAGCTGCTCCCTCCCCCAGCAAGCCCAGCGCCAGGTGCTCCTGCCTTGTCCCACGGAGAAGGCTGCTCTTTTGTATGGCCCCCTGCTCATTAAACAGCCTTCCCTAGCCCTGAGTGCACTGATGTCCGCAGCGCTGCCCTCCCTTGTCAGTGCTGTGTGGGAGTGCCAGGCACAGCACCATCCCTGAGTTTGCGCCGACTGGGGAGGGCCTGGAGACACCTGTGGGAGGCCTGAGAGACAGCTGTACCTTGGAGGTGGCCTGGTGGAGGACAGACTCCACCAGCCAGCTAGGAGGGGGTCTGGGGTCCTGTCCTGGGGAGGGAAGAGCAGACTGCGATATTCTTGGGGTCTCCAGATAGCCCACCAGGGGTTGGGAGGGTGAGCAGGGACAGGGCGACCCCACTGACTTGGGACCCTCCTCCTCCAGGCCCACCCCTTAGCACCCAGGACATCTGGGCCCCCCGCCCCCAGCGCTGTCTAGTCTGGCTGCCTGGCCATCACTCCCAGCCTGGTTCCCACTCCTGTGCCTTCTGGGGACGGGCCCTCAAGGACAGCATGTTGACAAATCAGGCCCAGCTCTATCGCTGTGGGGAGGGAGATAGGCTGCTGGCGACAGAAAGGGCTCTTTGAGAAGGCCACTCTGCCTGGAGTGGGGGCGCCGGGCACTGTCCCCCAAGGTCGCGGCAGAGAAGATAGGGGCCTGTCCTTTACAAACGCCCCACCTTCCGCTCTTACACTCGGCTTCCACAAGGCGGGCAGCCCAGTCCCTGGCAGCACCCATGATGTGGGACCTGCCTCTCACCAGCCTGACCCTGGTGCTGTCTGCCCTGGGGGTTCTGCTGGGGACTGCGACCCTCAGAGCAGAGGAACCAGCTGTGGGCACTGGTGGCCTCATCTTCCGAGAAGACTTGGACTGGCCGCCAGGCAGCCCACAAGAGCCTCTATGCCTGGTGGCACTGGTTGGGGACAGCAATGGCAGCAGCATCCCCCTGCAGGTCATGGGGTTTCTGAGCGCCTATGAGCGGGCCTTCCTGGGGGCCGTGCAGCGGGCCCGCTGGGGCCCCCGAGACCTGGCCACCTTTGGGGTCTGCACCCCCGGTGACAGGCAGGCTGCCTTGCCCTCTCTACGGCGGCTGGGGGCCTGGCTGCAGGACCCTGGGGGGCAGCGCCTGGTGGTCCTGCACCTGGAGGAAGGTACGTGGGGCCCAGCCCCGAGCTTGGCACCGCCGGCCTCCTTCAGGTGGGCCGGGTCCTCCTAGGGAAGATCAGGGGCTGGCAGAGCCCACACCCTGGGCAGGGAGATTGTGGTCTTGTTCTGGGACTGGGTTGTGGGTCCATGGCCTGGAAGGTGGGCACCGCGCTCCGTCCTGTCCCTGAAGCCCAGCTCTTAGACCCGCCCCTGCTGCAGTGGCAGGCTGAGAGCTGCTGTCTTCTCGCCACCCATGAAGAAACGACCCTGTGACTCGGGGCCAGTGGAActctcctccccacagccccacacctggccagcctgTTCTCTGGGCCACTGGCCTGAGAGACTCCCCTGCGGGGAAGGGGCTTCATCGGGCGCCCTAACCCAGAGACCCCAGGGCGGCAGCCCCACCCACAGCCTCAGACgcagcctctgcctgccccgGCAGTCACCGCTCCCTGGCTGCAGGAAGGCAGTGAAGAGGGACACTTTGTCCCCCGCTCGAGGTCCCCTGCACAGTGGCCAGAGCAACAGGGACGGATCCCAAAGACTCCCAGGGGACTGTGGGACGGGCCTGGCCTTCAATGGCTCAGGCGTCCCCTGCTGTCCTGGCTGCAGTGACCTGGGAGCCGACACCCTCGCTGAGGTTCCAGGAGCCCCCGCATGGAGGAGGCGACTCCCTGGAGCTGGCGCTGCTGGTGCTgtaccctgggcctggccctgaGGTCACTGTGACGACGGCTGGGCTGCCAGGTGCCCAGGTACCAGGGGGTTGCATGGGGCATTGCCTGGGCCGCGGCAGGGGCATGGATTTGTTGCAGGGTCTGCGGTACTGAGAGGAGCGTAGAACCAGTGGCAATGGGAGGAAGGGCACGGGTAGAGCAGGGCTGGCTAAGCCTCCATCCAGCCGGCCTGAGCTCTGGTCTCCACAGACCCTCTGCCCATCCCGGGACACTCGATACCTGGCCTTGGCGGTGGACCGCCCTGCGGGGGCCTGGCGCGGCTCCGGGCTGGCCTTGACCCTGCAGCCCCGCGGAGAGGGTAGGTGTGCGTGGAGAGGGACCGGGCGCCGGGTCGACtgccctcagcccccagcccctgaGCCAGCCCCATGCCCACCCACCGCAGGTTCCCTCCTGAGTACGGCCCGACTGCAGGCACTGCTGTTCGGCGACGACCACCGCTGCTTCACGCGGATGACCCCGGCCCTGCTCCTGCTGCCGCGGTCCGAGCCCGCGCCGCTGCCCACGCCGCTGCCCGCGCAAGGCCAGCTGGACACCGTGCCTTTCCCGCCGCCCAGGTGCGCGCAGGCCCGGGGGCATGCGGCAGGAGCAGGCGGGGGCGGCGTGGCCTCGCGCCCGCTCTCAACTCCCCTAACTGCGGGTTCCAGGCCATCCGCGGAGCTCGAGGAGTCGCCGCCCAGTGCAGACCCCTTCCTGGAGACGCTCACGCGCCTGGTGCGGGCGTTGCGGGGCCCCCCGGCTCGGGCCTCCGCGCCGCGCCTGGCCCTGGACCCGGACGCGCTGGCCGGCTTCCCGCAGGGCCTGGTCAACCTCTCGGACCCCGCGGCGCTGGAGCGCCTGCTCGACGGCGAGgagccgctgctgctgctgcggcCCACCGCGGCCACCACCGGGGACCCCGCGCCCCTGCACGACCCCGCGTCGGCGCCGTGGGCGACTGCTCTGGCGCGCCGCGTGGCTGCCGAGCTGCAAGCAGCGGTTGCCGAGCTGCGCAGCCTCCCGGGTCTGCCTCCAGCTGCCGCCCCGCTGCTGGCACGCCTGCTCGCGCTCTGCCCAGGCGGCCCCGGCGGCCCCGGCGATCCCCTACGAGCGCTGCTGCTTCTGAAGGCGCTGCAGGGCCTGCGCGCCGAGTGGCGCGGGCGGGATCCACGCGGGCCGGGGCGGGCACAGCGCAGCGCAGGGGCCACCGCCGTGGATGGGCCGTGCGCGCTGCGCGAGCTCAGCGTAGACCTCCGCGCGGAGCGCTCCGTACTCATCCCGGAGACCTACCAGGCCAACAATTGCCAGGGCGTGTGCGGCTGGCCGCAGTCCGACCGAAACCCGCGCTATGGCAACCACGTGGTGCTGCTGCTGAAGATGCAGGCCCGTGGGGCCTCCCTGGCGCGCCCCCCCTGCTGCGTGCCCACCGCCTACGCGGGCAAGCTGCTCATCAGCCTGTCGGAGGAGCGCATCAGCGCGCACCACGTGCCCAACATGGTGGCCACGGAGTGTGGCTGCCGGTGACCCCTGCGCCGCGCGGACTCCTGCCCCGAGGGG
This Rhinopithecus roxellana isolate Shanxi Qingling chromosome 8, ASM756505v1, whole genome shotgun sequence DNA region includes the following protein-coding sequences:
- the SF3A2 gene encoding splicing factor 3A subunit 2, whose product is MDFQHRPGGKTGSGGVASSSESNRDRRERLRQLALETIDINKDPYFMKNHLGSYECKLCLTLHNNEGSYLAHTQGKKHQTNLARRAAKEAKEAPAQPAPEKVKVEVKKFVKIGRPGYKVTKQRDSEMGQQSLLFQIDYPEIAEGIMPRHRFMSAYEQRIEPPDRRWQYLLMAAEPYETIAFKVPSREIDKAEGKFWTHWNRETKQFFLQFHFKMEKPPAPPSLPAGPPGVKRPPPPLMNGLPPRPPLPESLPPPPPGGLPLPPMPPTGPAPSGPPGPPQLPPPAPGVHPPAPVVHPPASGVHPPAPGVHPPAPGVHPPAPGVHPPASGVHPPAPGVHPPAPGVHPPAPGVHPPAPGVHPPAPGVHPPAPGVHPPPSAGVHHQAPGVHPAAPAVHPQAPGVHPPAPGMHPQAPGVHPQPPGVHPAPGVHPQPPGVHPSNPGVHPPTPMPPMLRPPLPSEGPGNIPPPPPTN
- the AMH gene encoding muellerian-inhibiting factor encodes the protein MMWDLPLTSLTLVLSALGVLLGTATLRAEEPAVGTGGLIFREDLDWPPGSPQEPLCLVALVGDSNGSSIPLQVMGFLSAYERAFLGAVQRARWGPRDLATFGVCTPGDRQAALPSLRRLGAWLQDPGGQRLVVLHLEEVTWEPTPSLRFQEPPHGGGDSLELALLVLYPGPGPEVTVTTAGLPGAQTLCPSRDTRYLALAVDRPAGAWRGSGLALTLQPRGEGSLLSTARLQALLFGDDHRCFTRMTPALLLLPRSEPAPLPTPLPAQGQLDTVPFPPPRPSAELEESPPSADPFLETLTRLVRALRGPPARASAPRLALDPDALAGFPQGLVNLSDPAALERLLDGEEPLLLLRPTAATTGDPAPLHDPASAPWATALARRVAAELQAAVAELRSLPGLPPAAAPLLARLLALCPGGPGGPGDPLRALLLLKALQGLRAEWRGRDPRGPGRAQRSAGATAVDGPCALRELSVDLRAERSVLIPETYQANNCQGVCGWPQSDRNPRYGNHVVLLLKMQARGASLARPPCCVPTAYAGKLLISLSEERISAHHVPNMVATECGCR